In one window of Porites lutea chromosome 8, jaPorLute2.1, whole genome shotgun sequence DNA:
- the LOC140945944 gene encoding heterogeneous nuclear ribonucleoprotein A/B-like isoform X2 → MAANKMVNGIASQAAEAKKRMTKEDDEGKLFVGGLSYETTKETLTDYFNNFGEVIGVEIKMDALTGRSRGFAFVQFKDPKQANAVLQHTGPHLLDGKTVDPKPAAPINKPPHLRVKKIFVGGLKPETSDQQIREYFGSKYAPVKDIEYVQEHSTNKRRGFCFVSFDSEDTVDKICDLQFHHIDGNKVEVKRALPKEVQQQQAALRAAVAGRGMLPAAIAATAFGVVPGRGRATTTSLTRGAGAAGLSLTYNPTYAAALYGAAFGAASGAYDPALYPTAYAGLPGYPGYSPGTFAAAASEYPGGGYPYPYGAAGRDIRYQERASAFGPILSYTRAAFHPYAR, encoded by the exons ATGGCGGCGAATAAAATGGTGAACGGTATTGCCAGTCAAGCTGCGGAAGCGAAAAAAAGAATGACTAAGGAGGACGATGAAGG CAAGCTCTTTGTGGGCGGACTTAGCTATGAAACTACGAAAG AAACGTTGACGGACTATTTTAACAATTTTGGTGAAGTTATTGGCGTGGAAATTAAAATGGATGCGTTAACTGGTCGTTCAAG gGGTTTCGCATTTGTACAGTTTAAGGATCCGAAACAAGCTAACGCG gttttgcaGCATACAGGACCTCATTTATTAGATGGAAAAACA GTTGATCCTAAGCCAGCAGCACCTATAAACAAA CCACCTCATTTAAGAGTAAAGAAAATATTTGTGGGAGGTCTTAAACCAGAAACTTCAGACCAGCAAATTAGAGAATACTTTGGCTCAAAATATGCACCG GTGAAAGATATAGAATATGTCCAGGAGCACTCAACAAACAAAAGAAGAG GGTTCTGTTTCGTTTCCTTTGACTCTGAAGACACTGTAGATAAGATTTGTGACTTACAATTCCATCATATTGATGGCAACAAG GTTGAAGTTAAAAGAGCTCTTCCCAAGGAGGTACAGCAACAACAGGCAGCGCTGAGAGCTGCTGTAGCAGGAAGAGGCATGCTCCCAGCTGCTATTG CCGCTACAGCTTTTGGAGTGGTACCTGGAAGAGGAAGAGCAACCACAACAAGTTTAACAAGAG GAGCCGGAGCAGCCGGGCTGAGCCTCACCTACAACCCAACGTACGCTGCAGCCCTTTATGGCGCAGCATTTGGCGCCGCATCAGGAGCTTATGACCCAGCTTTGTATCCAACAGCCTATGCTGGTCTGCCTGGTTACCCAGGCTACTCCCCAGGGACATTTGCTGCCGCAGCCTCTGAGTATCCCGGTGGAGGATATCCATACCCCTATGGTGCCGCTGGCAGAGATATTCGCTATCAAG AACGAGCTAGCGCATTTGGACCGATACTGTCATACACCAGGGCGGCATTCCATCCTTATGCCCGCTAG
- the LOC140945944 gene encoding heterogeneous nuclear ribonucleoprotein A/B-like isoform X1, giving the protein MAANKMVNGIASQAAEAKKRMTKEDDEGKLFVGGLSYETTKETLTDYFNNFGEVIGVEIKMDALTGRSRGFAFVQFKDPKQANAVLQHTGPHLLDGKTVDPKPAAPINKPPHLRVKKIFVGGLKPETSDQQIREYFGSKYAPVKDIEYVQEHSTNKRRGFCFVSFDSEDTVDKICDLQFHHIDGNKVEVKRALPKEVQQQQAALRAAVAGRGMLPAAIAATAFGVVPGRGRATTTSLTRGAGAAGLSLTYNPTYAAALYGAAFGAASGAYDPALYPTAYAGLPGYPGYSPGTFAAAASEYPGGGYPYPYGAAGRDIRYQDASDFIGSSILQQRRSVVTRDDDGGSLLFTHAHPLTMTGQGARTS; this is encoded by the exons ATGGCGGCGAATAAAATGGTGAACGGTATTGCCAGTCAAGCTGCGGAAGCGAAAAAAAGAATGACTAAGGAGGACGATGAAGG CAAGCTCTTTGTGGGCGGACTTAGCTATGAAACTACGAAAG AAACGTTGACGGACTATTTTAACAATTTTGGTGAAGTTATTGGCGTGGAAATTAAAATGGATGCGTTAACTGGTCGTTCAAG gGGTTTCGCATTTGTACAGTTTAAGGATCCGAAACAAGCTAACGCG gttttgcaGCATACAGGACCTCATTTATTAGATGGAAAAACA GTTGATCCTAAGCCAGCAGCACCTATAAACAAA CCACCTCATTTAAGAGTAAAGAAAATATTTGTGGGAGGTCTTAAACCAGAAACTTCAGACCAGCAAATTAGAGAATACTTTGGCTCAAAATATGCACCG GTGAAAGATATAGAATATGTCCAGGAGCACTCAACAAACAAAAGAAGAG GGTTCTGTTTCGTTTCCTTTGACTCTGAAGACACTGTAGATAAGATTTGTGACTTACAATTCCATCATATTGATGGCAACAAG GTTGAAGTTAAAAGAGCTCTTCCCAAGGAGGTACAGCAACAACAGGCAGCGCTGAGAGCTGCTGTAGCAGGAAGAGGCATGCTCCCAGCTGCTATTG CCGCTACAGCTTTTGGAGTGGTACCTGGAAGAGGAAGAGCAACCACAACAAGTTTAACAAGAG GAGCCGGAGCAGCCGGGCTGAGCCTCACCTACAACCCAACGTACGCTGCAGCCCTTTATGGCGCAGCATTTGGCGCCGCATCAGGAGCTTATGACCCAGCTTTGTATCCAACAGCCTATGCTGGTCTGCCTGGTTACCCAGGCTACTCCCCAGGGACATTTGCTGCCGCAGCCTCTGAGTATCCCGGTGGAGGATATCCATACCCCTATGGTGCCGCTGGCAGAGATATTCGCTATCAAG ATGCAAGTGATTTCATTGGCTCCTCAATCCTCCAGCAGAGAAGGAGCGTGGTGACCAGAGATGACGATGGTGGCTCCCTGCTTTTTACGCATGCGCACCCTTTGACGATGACAGGCCAGGGTGCAAG AACGAGCTAG
- the LOC140945944 gene encoding heterogeneous nuclear ribonucleoprotein A/B-like isoform X3, whose amino-acid sequence MAANKMVNGIASQAAEAKKRMTKEDDEGKLFVGGLSYETTKETLTDYFNNFGEVIGVEIKMDALTGRSRGFAFVQFKDPKQANAVLQHTGPHLLDGKTVDPKPAAPINKPPHLRVKKIFVGGLKPETSDQQIREYFGSKYAPVKDIEYVQEHSTNKRRGFCFVSFDSEDTVDKICDLQFHHIDGNKVEVKRALPKEVQQQQAALRAAVAGRGMLPAAIAATAFGVVPGRGRATTTSLTRGAGAAGLSLTYNPTYAAALYGAAFGAASGAYDPALYPTAYAGLPGYPGYSPGTFAAAASEYPGGGYPYPYGAAGRDIRYQAKQDPKLPRVER is encoded by the exons ATGGCGGCGAATAAAATGGTGAACGGTATTGCCAGTCAAGCTGCGGAAGCGAAAAAAAGAATGACTAAGGAGGACGATGAAGG CAAGCTCTTTGTGGGCGGACTTAGCTATGAAACTACGAAAG AAACGTTGACGGACTATTTTAACAATTTTGGTGAAGTTATTGGCGTGGAAATTAAAATGGATGCGTTAACTGGTCGTTCAAG gGGTTTCGCATTTGTACAGTTTAAGGATCCGAAACAAGCTAACGCG gttttgcaGCATACAGGACCTCATTTATTAGATGGAAAAACA GTTGATCCTAAGCCAGCAGCACCTATAAACAAA CCACCTCATTTAAGAGTAAAGAAAATATTTGTGGGAGGTCTTAAACCAGAAACTTCAGACCAGCAAATTAGAGAATACTTTGGCTCAAAATATGCACCG GTGAAAGATATAGAATATGTCCAGGAGCACTCAACAAACAAAAGAAGAG GGTTCTGTTTCGTTTCCTTTGACTCTGAAGACACTGTAGATAAGATTTGTGACTTACAATTCCATCATATTGATGGCAACAAG GTTGAAGTTAAAAGAGCTCTTCCCAAGGAGGTACAGCAACAACAGGCAGCGCTGAGAGCTGCTGTAGCAGGAAGAGGCATGCTCCCAGCTGCTATTG CCGCTACAGCTTTTGGAGTGGTACCTGGAAGAGGAAGAGCAACCACAACAAGTTTAACAAGAG GAGCCGGAGCAGCCGGGCTGAGCCTCACCTACAACCCAACGTACGCTGCAGCCCTTTATGGCGCAGCATTTGGCGCCGCATCAGGAGCTTATGACCCAGCTTTGTATCCAACAGCCTATGCTGGTCTGCCTGGTTACCCAGGCTACTCCCCAGGGACATTTGCTGCCGCAGCCTCTGAGTATCCCGGTGGAGGATATCCATACCCCTATGGTGCCGCTGGCAGAGATATTCGCTATCAAG CCAAACAAGACCCCAAGTTGCCGAGGGTTGAAAGGTAG